In the Wyeomyia smithii strain HCP4-BCI-WySm-NY-G18 chromosome 2, ASM2978416v1, whole genome shotgun sequence genome, one interval contains:
- the LOC129722588 gene encoding mucin-2-like, with protein sequence MLQLLISACLVTYGVCRPDVSHILKQNRTGKAFHPLDYLAEQKLDSGGKAAQRNEFGIFDYFSAFNESEVNNLGVGLPLVAKTGSDRNAWGRGFRNSIKPSPFKRNVVQNGYTYEKPANPLPIKPSGPLDFPINPDANLIKPVSTQAPEYLPPLQQQPAAGTTIGSSTTASTQTLNTINDSSIQKQSARTPLTDNTESGYDSTTTGIENQESDKFTSTTSSYKPQETTPSATAQPLNVDGSQNVLNMNGYPGPNDSESSTENVFTGYPRGPTTPSTSPVAQSSFSDFSQETTVVPYDTSDPTGSSSTAQQKNDNDQGYNYNKPVIPPNLNDVIGEPGDINELATTTQSTTTTRKLNGLFIPPKPVPGLVVPETPSTEKTPTVTTATMRPAVETTTGFIPAQSMSTAAPEYLPPGDSSETNAPYDSTQQSSTDLTQSTVAFATRLPGSEPATPAQMTTNTIFNMESTQTEGYTSPDEDVSPFSGYSTSRPSSVGYTLPTSDIPSYSTTIHVSESSSSHEQPEYSTTGHSAGTTVGDFSSPSFASESKSEPQYSTSTSAVGQSSLSTAAPEYLPPDADGTTGYFYPQANTSTVFPEYRPERTDLPPSNQPSLENLAGSSKPSMEAMPIISECNNLAPDMNSQPNYLPPDMEDNTGLRIVVEDSPLNDGSVILPQERHSSTAADTITTYHPTTSPRTTAAIESEAEGSELQPQLAAAASDTNEAGYNYQVPGDKLPPPPAPVVPSHTLDDSGYHYKIPSVPFQ encoded by the coding sequence ATGTTACAGTTGCTAATATCGGCCTGTCTGGTGACGTACGGCGTCTGTAGGCCTGATGTTTCTCACATTTTAAAGCAAAACAGAACGGGTAAGGCGTTTCATCCACTGGACTATTTGGCTGAACAGAAGCTCGATTCAGGCGGCAAAGCCGCTCAGCGAAATGAGTTCGGTATCTTCGATTATTTTTCTGCTTTTAATGAATCAGAGGTTAATAACCTTGGTGTAGGTTTACCGTTAGTGGCCAAAACTGGAAGTGATCGAAATGCTTGGGGTAGAGGGTTTAGAAATTCAATAAAACCTTCCCCTTTCAAACGAAATGTGGTGCAAAATGGCTACACTTACGAAAAACCAGCAAATCCTTTGCCAATAAAACCAAGTGGACCGTTGGATTTTCCCATTAATCCCGATGCGAATCTGATAAAGCCTGTGTCTACCCAGGCACCAGAATATTTACCACCTTTGCAGCAGCAACCAGCAGCTGGCACTACAATTGGCTCTTCAACAACCGCCAGCACACAGACTCTGAATACAATAAATGACTCAAGTATCCAGAAGCAAAGTGCTAGGACACCATTAACCGATAATACTGAAAGTGGTTATGATTCAACAACCACAGGCATCGAAAATCAAGAATCTGATAAATTCACATCTACTACAAGCAGCTATAAACCGCAGGAAACAACACCGAGTGCAACAGCTCAACCTTTGAATGTTGATGGTTCACAAAACGTTCTAAATATGAACGGATATCCAGGACCTAACGATTCAGAATCATCTAccgaaaatgtattcactggATACCCCCGCGGGCCTACAACTCCAAGTACAAGTCCAGTCGCACAAAGTTCTTTTAGTGATTTCTCCCAAGAAACGACAGTAGTTCCGTATGATACTTCTGATCCGACGGGAAGCTCTTCAACTGCTCAGCAAAAAAATGATAACGACCAGGGCTATAACTACAATAAACCTGTTATACCTCCAAATCTGAATGATGTAATCGGTGAACCTGGTGATATTAATGAACTAGCAACTACCACCCAAAGCACCACAACTACACGCAAGCTCAATGGCTTGTTCATCCCTCCTAAGCCCGTACCAGGATTAGTAGTTCCAGAAACGCCAAGTACCGAGAAAACTCCAACGGTTACAACTGCAACAATGAGACCAGCAGTAGAAACAACAACAGGTTTTATACCTGCCCAGTCTATGTCCACTGCTGCTCCTGAATACCTACCGCCAGGCGATTCATCGGAAACTAACGCACCATATGATTCCACGCAACAGTCGTCCACTGATTTAACACAGTCTACTGTAGCATTTGCTACGAGATTGCCTGGTTCTGAACCTGCCACTCCCGCTCAAATGACAACCAACACAATTTTCAACATGGAGAGTACTCAGACGGAAGGTTACACGAGTCCCGATGAAGACGTGTCACCTTTCAGCGGCTACTCAACCAGTAGACCTTCATCAGTCGGTTATACCCTTCCGACGTCTGATATTCCAAGTTACTCTACAACAATTCATGTCTCTGAGTCATCATCTAGTCACGAGCAACCGGAATACTCTACCACTGGACATTCTGCAGGAACCACTGTTGGTGATTTCTCTTCGCCATCCTTTGCCAGCGAATCAAAGAGCGAACCACAGTACTCAACATCGACGTCAGCTGTAGGACAGTCATCACTTTCTACAGCAGCTCCCGAGTATCTTCCGCCGGATGCAGACGGTACAACAGGTTACTTTTACCCACAAGCGAACACCTCAACAGTTTTTCCAGAGTACCGACCTGAGCGAACGGATCTTCCCCCCAGCAATCAACCAAGTTTGGAAAATCTAGCCGGCTCATCAAAACCCTCAATGGAAGCAATGCCAATCATTTCCGAATGCAATAACCTAGCTCCGGATATGAATTCTCAGCCCAACTATCTGCCTCCCGATATGGAAGATAACACAGGGTTGCGGATTGTAGTTGAGGATTCGCCACTTAACGATGGCAGTGTTATTTTACCCCAGGAAAGGCACTCGAGCACCGCTGCTGATACGATAACTACGTACCATCCGACAACATCACCACGGACGACCGCCGCTATCGAATCCGAAGCGGAGGGCTCAGAGCTACAACCTCAACTAGCAGCCGCAGCTTCGGACACTAATGAGGCAGGCTACAATTACCAGGTTCCAGGAGATAAGCTTCCGCCGCCGCCCGCTCCTGTGGTACCATCACACACATTGGATGATAGCGGATATCACTATAAAATCCCTAGTGTTCCTTTTCAGTAG
- the LOC129724182 gene encoding clavesin-1-like isoform X1, which produces MAAALNMCKAPESYDSYAFNLPDKFKLVAQDELREEDDIRENALKQVREWIAKHPLIKKCRTDAPFLLRFLRTKKFSIPAATEMLEKYLSIRQIYPDWFHNLDINDADLEAIIDSGYLFALPERDERGRKIVFSSAGKFDTNRFTAAQLIRIHSIVVEALLDEEESQIAGYVHVIDDSELSMGFLGIWSFADIKNLAHCVQNSLPMRQKENHFVSLPPFANKLSEFILSVLSDKLKNRVFVHKNMDELKTKINPKLLPKEYGGTVPMADCIAQFKELLKSKRDQLVALDEMQIEINKNSPYWADSSDADIAAGVIGSFRKLEVD; this is translated from the exons A TGGCCGCCGCTCTAAACATGTGCAAAGCACCCGAGTCCTACGACAGTTACGCGTTCAACCTACCGGACAAGTTCAAACTCGTGGCCCAGGACGAACTGCGCGAGGAAGACGACATCCGGGAGAACGCCCTGAAGCAGGTGCGCGAGTGGATCGCCAAACATCCGCTAATCAAAAAGTGCCGAACCGATGCCCCGTTCCTGTTGCGGTTCCTCCGAACGAAAAAGTTCTCCATTCCGGCGGCCACCGAAATGCTGGAAAAATATCTCTCCATTCGACAGATCTACCCCGACTGGTTCCACAATCTGGACATCAACGATGCCGATCTGGAAGCGATTATCGACTCCGGTTACCTGTTTGCCTTACCCGAGCGTGACGAACGGGGACGCAAAATTGTGTTCTCCAGTGCAGGCAAATTCGACACTAACCGATTCACGGCGGCCCAACTGATCCGCATCCATTCGATAGTAGTCGAAGCTCTGCTAGATGAGGAAGAGTCCCAGATTGCCGGCTATGTTCACGTGATCGATGATTCCGAACTTTCAATGGGATTCCTTGGAATTTGGTCCTTCGCTGATATTAAAAATCTGGCTCACTGTGTTCAGAACTCGCTGCCGATGCGTCAGAAAGAGAATCATTTCGTCAGTTTGCCTCCATTTGCCAACAAATTGTCGGAGTTTATTCTTTCTGTGCTGAGTGACAAGCTGAAGAACCGTGTGTTTGTGCACAAAAACATGGACGAGCTGAAAACTAAGATCAACCCAAAGCTACTGCCCAAAGAGTATGGCGGAACCGTTCCCATGGCCGACTGCATTGCCCAGTTCAAGGAACTGCTCAAGTCGAAACGAGATCAGCTAGTGGCTCTCGACGAAATGCAGAtcgaaatcaacaaaaattcGCCGTACTGGGCAGACAGCAGCGACGCAGATATAGCCGCTGGGGTAATCGGCAGCTTCCGTAAGCTGGAAGTTGATTAG
- the LOC129724182 gene encoding clavesin-1-like isoform X2, producing MCKAPESYDSYAFNLPDKFKLVAQDELREEDDIRENALKQVREWIAKHPLIKKCRTDAPFLLRFLRTKKFSIPAATEMLEKYLSIRQIYPDWFHNLDINDADLEAIIDSGYLFALPERDERGRKIVFSSAGKFDTNRFTAAQLIRIHSIVVEALLDEEESQIAGYVHVIDDSELSMGFLGIWSFADIKNLAHCVQNSLPMRQKENHFVSLPPFANKLSEFILSVLSDKLKNRVFVHKNMDELKTKINPKLLPKEYGGTVPMADCIAQFKELLKSKRDQLVALDEMQIEINKNSPYWADSSDADIAAGVIGSFRKLEVD from the coding sequence ATGTGCAAAGCACCCGAGTCCTACGACAGTTACGCGTTCAACCTACCGGACAAGTTCAAACTCGTGGCCCAGGACGAACTGCGCGAGGAAGACGACATCCGGGAGAACGCCCTGAAGCAGGTGCGCGAGTGGATCGCCAAACATCCGCTAATCAAAAAGTGCCGAACCGATGCCCCGTTCCTGTTGCGGTTCCTCCGAACGAAAAAGTTCTCCATTCCGGCGGCCACCGAAATGCTGGAAAAATATCTCTCCATTCGACAGATCTACCCCGACTGGTTCCACAATCTGGACATCAACGATGCCGATCTGGAAGCGATTATCGACTCCGGTTACCTGTTTGCCTTACCCGAGCGTGACGAACGGGGACGCAAAATTGTGTTCTCCAGTGCAGGCAAATTCGACACTAACCGATTCACGGCGGCCCAACTGATCCGCATCCATTCGATAGTAGTCGAAGCTCTGCTAGATGAGGAAGAGTCCCAGATTGCCGGCTATGTTCACGTGATCGATGATTCCGAACTTTCAATGGGATTCCTTGGAATTTGGTCCTTCGCTGATATTAAAAATCTGGCTCACTGTGTTCAGAACTCGCTGCCGATGCGTCAGAAAGAGAATCATTTCGTCAGTTTGCCTCCATTTGCCAACAAATTGTCGGAGTTTATTCTTTCTGTGCTGAGTGACAAGCTGAAGAACCGTGTGTTTGTGCACAAAAACATGGACGAGCTGAAAACTAAGATCAACCCAAAGCTACTGCCCAAAGAGTATGGCGGAACCGTTCCCATGGCCGACTGCATTGCCCAGTTCAAGGAACTGCTCAAGTCGAAACGAGATCAGCTAGTGGCTCTCGACGAAATGCAGAtcgaaatcaacaaaaattcGCCGTACTGGGCAGACAGCAGCGACGCAGATATAGCCGCTGGGGTAATCGGCAGCTTCCGTAAGCTGGAAGTTGATTAG